The following DNA comes from Numida meleagris isolate 19003 breed g44 Domestic line chromosome 16, NumMel1.0, whole genome shotgun sequence.
GGCTCACATCTGACATGTCTTTTTCAACCTGTGTGAAAAGCAGACAAACTTATTAGGATTGATTTTCACATCTGTTTTATCTGGCTTGATAAATTTCTATTCATTAACTCGTCACCCAGATAAGGGCTGCCACGGCCGGTTTGGGATCACATTCATAACTACTTCTATAAAAACAgtatgtcattttaaaaaagcaagtcctgttaaaaaaaaaaaaaaaaagttcaaatcCAAATCAGCAACTCCACCAGAAAGGAAAAGGCCACCTCCACCTTCCTTTTACCTTGACAATGCCGCCCGTGTACTGAGCCACAGATCTGTCCACGTCCTGGCTCTGCGCGCTACCCCACACCGGCTCCACTCCAAGCAGGTACTTCTTGGCACACGCCACTAACTGCTCGTGCTCGATTCCCACCCCCGCCAGCACCATCCTGTCCGGCGTGTAGTAATTGCGCAGGTACGAGTGCAAGACTTTCTGATCaattttgtcagtgttttccACTGGGCAGAACCTCTTCAGTCCAACTGTATTTTCCCTGTAGGCTGCCTAAAAGGAAACAGGTACGTTGAAGTGGCAAATATTAGTTCACCCCCTCGATCTACACCTTCTGTTTTAGAATTATGCCTGTTTGAGACTTAGGAGAAAGGCCAGACTGAGCATTGTTTCACTGATGTTAGCATAAATTAACATCTAAGCAAGGGTAATGTATGGTCACTATTAACTTAGATTGAAATCTTTCATGTATAAAATGGAGAGCTCCAAAATGGAGAGGCAGCAAAGTTCTCCCTCGTACCACTGAGACCTGAGTaacacaaaaatctgttttcgAAACGCTGAATTTAACCCTGCAGTTGAGGGAAAACTGAGGAAGAGGATGCAGCGTGTCTCATGCAGGGTACTGCACACAGGACAGGCTTCCCAGTGTTTTACCGCATGGATCAtttctgtgaggagaggctcTGGGTCAGGTCTCATATTCAAGTCCTCGAGCTCAAACCGTACAGCCATTCGAGTCATCTCAATTTCTTCATCTACAACAAGAGAGAAAGCGAGAGATAACAACCGCCAGGCGAGATAGCCACTTGCTGCATGAGAACCCTTCAGCTTCTTGATGAGCACCATCTAATGAAGAGTTCTGAAGTCTACTTAGAGTCCCGCTTTGGGACTCCCATTTTGAGGCAGATATTATGTTCCCGGACCTGATAACCTGGGCCGCAGCGCTACGTCAGCCAGCAAGTTGACCACCGTGTCCAGGCCTTTGGCATCAGCAGAAACAGCGTACATGATGGTGTCCCTGCAAGGCAAGCAGATGGGTGCTGCACTGAGAATCACATCCGCCCAGTAACGGTGCTTCAGGGCATTGTAGCTAAAGATGCTTGCCCATGACTcaataaatgctttgaaaaggCAACGGTGCTGGCTTTCGTTACCCCGCCAGTTCACTTTAGGGACTACTTAGCAGTGCCACAAGCAGGTTTCTGCTGCTCGGAGGAATAAAGCAACTTTTGCTGTCACAGTGACAGTGACTGTCAGTCACCTCaaagagaacagaggaaaacCATCGTACCTTGAAGCCTGGCAGTCACAGATGCCTCCGTGCTTTTCTAAGGTGAGGAGAATTTCATCTTTGCTGCTAAACTGTGCTGTGGACTAAGCACAAAGACAGTCCGTGTCACAAGGCAGCAGAGTGGCAACTATTTATAACCCTTCCACGCAACCCAGAGCAAGcatctgctgctccagcactgtggCCTCCCCTGTTAAGTCAAACCTTTTGTTAAATACTCACTGAGTGCAGCGATGGGAGCACCACAGACCTTAGATAGCATCAGCACCCATTCGCACAGACCAAACGGGCACTGCCGCTGCGTCCCCCGGCCCTGCCCTCACGCTGCCGTGCTGCACGCAGACCGGGGGACCCCGCGGTACTCACGGAGAAcgccagcttctccaggaagTGCGCGATGCCGCTCAGGTACTTCGCTTCGTGCCGCGATCCGGAGTTGACGAGGACTGGCGGCAGAGAGCAGGAGGTCAGCGCGATCCCACGCCAGCGATCGCCGCCATcgccccgcccgcccgccgctACTCACGGCCCACGGTGCAGAACTGCCCGAACTTGTTCTGGGAGGCGACGCGCAGCCCGTTCTCCAGCACCGTCACCCGCGTCTCGAAGCGCTCCCGGCCCTCGGCCGCCGCGAACACGGCTTTGGGCACGCCGGGCAGCGGGCACGTCAGCGACACGCTGGGGTAGGATCCGCCGCCGCTGTAGCTCCGGGCGGCCGCCAGCCCGCACCTACGGGATAGCCAAAACCGCCGTTAGGGGAGGGGCCGCCGTTACCGAGAGTAACGAGCTCCCTCCCCGCGCCGGGGCTCaccgccgggccgggccccaCGCGCCGCGCCGCAGCCATCCCACGGCGGCCGCCATCTTGCCCGAGAGCCTCGCTTCCGGCCGGCGCCGGGTCACGTGAGCAGCACGCGGGGTGAGGGCGGGAAAGGGGCGTGGCGGGCGGCGGGGATTGGCGGAGCGCCGCGGGGGGGGCGGGGCGCGCGCTGGGAGCACGGAGCCATGGCGGCGGCGGAGTTGCCCGCGGCTGAGCCGAACCCTTTCTCCTTCCACGAGTTCGTGCGGACCAAGGCCCGCAGCGGTGACGGAGCTCCGGCCCGCCGCGCCGAGGAGTCTGCCCTCCTCAGCCCCCGCTCCGTTTCTCCTCCCCAGGCGCCACGGCCCGGCCCTCGCCTCGGCgcctcgctgctgctgctgggcccgGCGGCTCCCGGCGGGGCGGAGGATGAGGACGAGGACGAGGAGGAGTGGAGCGGCAGTTACCGGCCCGCGGCCGCGGAGCGGGCACACCTCGGTTCTCCCTTCTGTGAGGGCGAGGGGCCGGGCGCTGCCCCGCGGCGGCGCAGCTACGAGGAGGTGAGCGGGGCCGCGTCGAGCCCGGGGCGGTGGAGGTGGGGCTGCTCCGGGTGGATGGGAGCTGGGTTACGGGTGGGTGTGCGCTGGGTTACGTGGCGTTGAGAGGGAAGAGCTGCGTGAAAGCTGGGACGTTAAACAAAACTGCTCAGCACGGGAAATCATTCCGCTTTTTCTCTCTCCCGGTACCGCTCTTGGAAGGTTTGCGGTGCTGTTAAGCCGCTCTCTCATCTCTAagaagaatttctcttttttttctcttgtagctgaaagcagagaatgCCGCTTTGAGGAGCAGGGTCAGGGAGCTCCAGGAGTTCTCTGAATCTCAGGCAGACATGTGCGTAAGCCACAGCGTGGGGAAAGGAACACGTAAATGAGTCTTAGAGGCGCTCCCTGGAAAGAGTCAAAAGCTTTGAAGAAGTAAAGGGAACTCCCCtctatttattaaaaagctttatcaaatctgcttttcttattGAAAAAGGCTTGGTAAATAAGCAGCGAGCTAACACCTTGGGAGTGTGTTTAGGCTTCGTGCAGCTTAAGTTGTGAAAGTAAGGGTAAGGCTCCGCAGGATGCAGTCTCTCTCCTTTCAAGCAAGAAGAGCGTTTTAATTTTGGTGGGTGAGCAGCTTGATTCTGGGAGTCATTAAATTCCTGAGGCTAAACAGTTCCGTGGCTGATCCATGGTAGCAATTTCTcgttgctgtgctgtgcctcgCCACGGGACAGCTGGTGCTTCCATGGTGGTGGGGTGACTGTTTCAGAATGCTCTAGACTGACTGTGAACAGACACGTTTTCTGTACAGTTGTGCTGTGTTCAGCTGCGTTTCCATTAGTGCTAGTGGATGATGAGTGTAGAAATCCCCCGAGCTGTAGCCTACAAAGGTAGTTCTGTGAGatgacttttttattattattattatgtgaAAGAACAGAGTTTCTTAGTCCTTCCCCTAGAATTTTTCTTGTGGTTATTTGTCCAAGAAAAGTActattctctgttttattttaaggatgAGGAAGCTTGAAAGAAAGCTcgaggaaaacaaaattaaagaagagaaggaagcgCAGGACTTGGAGGCAATGGTGCAGCACGTGGAACAGAACCTCCAGCTGATGACTGTAAGTGTTGGCTGGGTGTGCCATCCCCATCTCACAGTGTTCAGGGCAAAGGTGCTACAGCACAAACCGTATCACTTTGAGTGAGACTGCTGAGCCTTCCTCCATCTCCCACTAATCCttattctctttcagaaacGGGCTGTTAAAGCGGAAAACAACGCTACGaaactgaaacaggaaaatgcatTACTTCAGGTACAGAGCGATATTCTTAGGGTTTCCCGCTGGCTGCTGGGCCCCGCTCAGTGCTGGGAGTTCTGTGTTGTTTTCATACCAAGcgttttattttcctcccaaGGTTCAGCTGAAGAATTACAAGATGGAGAACGAAGCTCTGAGGTCGGGCCAGTCGGCGAGCCTGGCCGTGGTGAAACGGAACGCAGACACAGCCCTGCAAAACCTTCTTGCCGTTATTACAAGCTCTCAATCTTCAATTAAGTAAGTTGTTTTCGAAACACTCTGCTAATGCTATCCCAGGTGCTCAatgctgatggcagcagcaagAGTATAAGCATCCCCAGCAGGTTTCTTTGGATTGGAACCTGGGTTCTTTATTGCGTATTGCAGCTCAGCAGGTCCCTGTTCTCCCTTAGTTGCaatgtttcctttcagaaaacaatgcCTGTACGCGTTATCCTCTCTGCTCTAACGCTGTCTTTCCCCCGCACCCCAGGCAGTTGGTCTCCGGAGCAGAATCGCTGCAGCTCGTCGCCGATCTGCTGA
Coding sequences within:
- the SDCCAG3 gene encoding serologically defined colon cancer antigen 3 — encoded protein: MAAAELPAAEPNPFSFHEFVRTKARSGDGAPARRAEESALLSPRSVSPPQAPRPGPRLGASLLLLGPAAPGGAEDEDEDEEEWSGSYRPAAAERAHLGSPFCEGEGPGAAPRRRSYEELKAENAALRSRVRELQEFSESQADMMRKLERKLEENKIKEEKEAQDLEAMVQHVEQNLQLMTKRAVKAENNATKLKQENALLQVQLKNYKMENEALRSGQSASLAVVKRNADTALQNLLAVITSSQSSIKQLVSGAESLQLVADLLKSIDRISEVAEDGQ
- the PMPCA gene encoding mitochondrial-processing peptidase subunit alpha; amino-acid sequence: MAAAVGWLRRGAWGPARRCGLAAARSYSGGGSYPSVSLTCPLPGVPKAVFAAAEGRERFETRVTVLENGLRVASQNKFGQFCTVGLLVNSGSRHEAKYLSGIAHFLEKLAFSSTAQFSSKDEILLTLEKHGGICDCQASRDTIMYAVSADAKGLDTVVNLLADVALRPRLSDEEIEMTRMAVRFELEDLNMRPDPEPLLTEMIHAAAYRENTVGLKRFCPVENTDKIDQKVLHSYLRNYYTPDRMVLAGVGIEHEQLVACAKKYLLGVEPVWGSAQSQDVDRSVAQYTGGIVKVEKDMSDVSLGPTPIPELTHIMIGLESCSFLEDDFIPFAVLNMMMGGGGSFSAGGPGKGMFTRLYLNVLNRHHWMYNATSYHHSYEDTGLLCIHASADPKQVREMVEIITREFILMAGAIGEVELERAKTQLKSMLMMNLESRPVIFEDVGRQVLATNTRKLPHELCALISKVKSSDIKRVVTKMLHKKPAVAALGDLTDLPTYEHIQEALSSKDGRLPRMYRLFR